From Nitrososphaerales archaeon, one genomic window encodes:
- a CDS encoding energy-coupling factor transporter transmembrane protein EcfT → MPAWLEYTPGDTVIHRMHPLVKIVLVGTLLLLSGFYWDLRYMAVLGLIGLVLVRLAKIPLSWFKVLTAILIGLAPFTLIGVFGQTNPALFKVYPQSLVSITLGKVSFGPLGTYGITMGGVLWGIASDVRIGIILLFTYTFIYTTSFNEVLGLLGNTRFPKELLFVMMVAYRFVPEMIRQMQVITTALRLRGWELRSRNPRVIVERTVPLIKALLGLTMVTIDEVTLATRIRVFGKEKITVLGYKGSSPAQKTFIVANLAVVGVALYFLAVYGAGLI, encoded by the coding sequence TTGCCAGCCTGGCTGGAGTACACGCCCGGTGACACGGTCATCCACAGGATGCATCCGCTCGTCAAGATTGTGCTCGTCGGCACCTTGCTCCTTCTCTCCGGCTTCTATTGGGACCTACGCTACATGGCCGTCCTCGGGCTAATCGGGTTGGTGCTCGTCCGCCTCGCGAAGATCCCCTTGTCCTGGTTCAAGGTGCTGACAGCGATACTCATCGGGCTCGCTCCCTTCACACTGATTGGTGTCTTCGGTCAGACCAACCCTGCGCTCTTCAAGGTCTACCCACAGAGCCTTGTCTCGATCACGCTCGGGAAGGTCTCGTTCGGCCCCCTCGGAACCTATGGCATAACCATGGGGGGCGTGCTCTGGGGGATTGCCTCCGACGTCAGAATCGGAATCATACTTCTCTTCACCTACACTTTCATCTACACCACCTCCTTCAACGAGGTCCTCGGGCTGCTAGGAAACACGCGCTTCCCGAAGGAGCTCCTCTTCGTCATGATGGTGGCGTACAGGTTCGTGCCCGAGATGATCCGACAGATGCAGGTAATCACCACCGCCCTGAGGCTTAGGGGCTGGGAGCTCAGGTCCAGGAACCCGCGGGTGATAGTCGAGAGGACGGTCCCGCTGATCAAAGCGCTGCTCGGGCTGACCATGGTCACCATCGACGAGGTGACGCTCGCAACGAGGATACGCGTCTTCGGCAAGGAGAAGATCACAGTCCTCGGATACAAGGGCTCGTCGCCTGCCCAGAAGACGTTCATCGTTGCCAACCTCGCGGTAGTCGGGGTGGCGCTGTACTTTCTAGCGGTCTACGGGGCCGGCCTCATCTGA
- a CDS encoding energy-coupling factor transporter ATPase has translation MTLIEFRNYSFTHLGRSNKALKNVSLKIEQGTTVGILGIGGSGKSTFIKTLGGLAPEEVPGIEEGEILIEGKNSRELSPLDYSQMVGVVLDKPVTQLLGLTVLDDVSFGPSNLGLEEKEIRERVDFALTVTRLKGLESRNPEELSGGQQQSLAIADILAMRPKVLALDEPVSMLDSEGKERVLSIIKNLVREQNSTVVITESGLDLESIIGYLDRLVVLHGGEVVLDGDPHRVIMEPLLDEIGVGRTQMADLFLRFRKKTGIGNMPFSVDEAEKALRPLVASLRFASHGATGSQAVEEPVVSVSNLRHTYPPDVHALKGVDMNIPKGSIIGLVGQNGSGKTTLCLHLVGVLKASNPDSKIQVAGLDVSKERIQTLIRHINYVFQNPDNQLFQEDIRSELAYSLRLVGADEAKISLLLEKSIKQFALAGYLDYELPALPRDVRTILAMASVLVLEPSVIILDEPTNAMDRKRSAWFLEELKRLNREGLTIVIVSHNMEFLGKVCTRLVVMNDGKIIKEGDTRSVFTDPEVLATAKVKPPQISQLAQRFSSLGFPQDVLTVDEFYSALYPKGGP, from the coding sequence TTGACGCTCATCGAATTCCGGAACTACTCGTTCACTCACCTAGGACGGTCGAATAAGGCTCTCAAGAACGTCAGCCTGAAGATAGAGCAGGGCACGACCGTCGGGATCCTGGGGATAGGCGGCTCGGGCAAGAGCACCTTCATCAAGACGTTGGGGGGCCTGGCCCCCGAGGAGGTCCCAGGGATTGAGGAGGGGGAGATTCTTATCGAAGGCAAGAACTCGCGTGAACTCTCGCCGTTAGATTACTCGCAGATGGTTGGCGTAGTACTGGACAAGCCCGTGACCCAGCTGCTCGGGCTCACGGTCCTCGACGACGTTTCCTTCGGCCCGTCGAACCTTGGGCTCGAAGAAAAAGAAATCAGGGAACGAGTAGACTTCGCCCTGACGGTCACGCGCCTGAAGGGCCTCGAGAGCAGGAACCCCGAGGAACTCTCGGGGGGCCAGCAGCAGAGCCTCGCAATAGCTGACATACTCGCCATGAGGCCCAAGGTGTTGGCCCTCGACGAGCCCGTGTCAATGCTCGATTCGGAGGGAAAGGAAAGGGTTCTCTCCATTATCAAGAACCTTGTACGGGAACAGAACTCGACGGTGGTGATTACAGAGTCGGGCCTCGACCTCGAGTCCATAATCGGGTACCTCGACCGCCTAGTCGTGCTCCACGGGGGGGAGGTGGTGCTCGACGGCGACCCCCACCGAGTAATCATGGAGCCGCTTCTGGACGAAATCGGCGTGGGAAGGACACAGATGGCTGACCTGTTCCTGCGGTTCAGAAAGAAAACCGGGATTGGGAACATGCCCTTCTCGGTCGACGAGGCAGAGAAGGCTCTTCGCCCACTCGTCGCCTCTCTCCGTTTCGCATCTCACGGCGCTACAGGGTCGCAGGCGGTCGAGGAGCCGGTAGTTTCGGTCTCGAACCTGCGGCACACATACCCGCCAGACGTCCACGCCCTCAAGGGCGTCGACATGAACATTCCAAAGGGTTCAATCATCGGCCTCGTCGGGCAAAATGGCTCGGGCAAGACCACCCTCTGCCTGCACTTGGTGGGAGTCCTGAAGGCCTCGAACCCCGACTCCAAGATCCAGGTCGCGGGCCTGGACGTGTCGAAGGAGAGAATTCAGACGCTCATCAGGCACATCAACTATGTCTTCCAGAACCCCGACAACCAACTCTTCCAGGAAGACATAAGGTCCGAACTCGCCTACAGCCTGAGGCTGGTCGGCGCCGACGAGGCCAAGATATCTCTTCTTCTGGAGAAATCGATAAAGCAGTTCGCCCTGGCCGGCTATCTCGACTACGAGTTGCCTGCGCTCCCGCGCGACGTGAGGACGATTCTCGCAATGGCGAGCGTCTTGGTCCTGGAACCGAGCGTCATCATCCTCGACGAGCCGACCAACGCGATGGACAGGAAGAGGAGCGCCTGGTTCCTCGAAGAGCTGAAGAGGCTAAACAGGGAAGGTCTCACGATAGTCATAGTGTCGCACAACATGGAATTCCTCGGGAAGGTCTGCACTCGGCTGGTTGTGATGAACGACGGCAAGATCATCAAGGAGGGCGACACGAGGTCTGTCTTTACGGACCCGGAGGTCCTGGCCACGGCCAAGGTGAAGCCGCCCCAGATCAGCCAGCTTGCGCAACGCTTCTCCTCTCTCGGCTTCCCGCAGGATGTCCTCACCGTCGACGAGTTCTACTCTGCACTCTACCCGAAAGGAGGGCCCTAG
- a CDS encoding thiamine pyrophosphate-binding protein, with product MTAYTGGEMVAEYMAKEGVPYAVGLPGHAIATVVDAIGKRGIKMIQAKNEESACHLADGFFRASGKPLVVFATAGAGATNTILGLATAWVDSSAFVLITGEVSSYFYGYGTFQGTERSAIGDFNSIVRPVTKGTWNASRADVIPEVMARAFKLCTSGRPGPVHVSIPMDVAAQKADVTIPEPSRYRPEGTMRADEATMQKVSDMILNANRPIILSGGGVANSGATAALIDYAEFLGIPVMSTELGLGKGTFPEDHELYAFYPGSPGSSVGNMLARNADVILSLGCRFTEFTASSYKQGATFSIPPTKLIQVDIDAGEIGKNYPVEVGVVADAKAVLQDLLSIARRKTQKRNYRQSEYFKQLQTLKGEWFEDLKSITEEPTLTMGSLVTELRDVLDRKAIVVESTSYSISVVSQLFPVYEPRSHIASGGFGPMGFGLPAAMGAKLARPDRQVVDVDGDGAFLFRVGELSTCVQYDIPVLAVVCNNRGFISVKDSQAHMFNRSFVVDFKKPNGELYSPDYAKVAEAFGCFGTRITKREEVKDAVKKALSSGKPAVIDAVIARDFPKTGTKHYGFWHGISPEAGKP from the coding sequence ATGACAGCCTACACTGGAGGCGAGATGGTGGCCGAGTACATGGCGAAAGAGGGCGTTCCTTACGCGGTGGGCCTTCCAGGCCACGCCATCGCGACAGTCGTAGACGCAATTGGGAAGAGAGGCATCAAGATGATTCAGGCGAAGAATGAGGAGAGCGCCTGCCACCTAGCGGATGGCTTCTTCAGGGCCTCGGGCAAGCCGCTCGTCGTCTTCGCGACCGCAGGTGCGGGGGCGACCAACACAATACTGGGGCTCGCCACGGCCTGGGTCGACTCTTCTGCGTTTGTGTTGATAACAGGAGAGGTCTCCTCGTACTTCTATGGATACGGCACGTTCCAAGGCACAGAACGCTCCGCGATTGGGGACTTCAACTCAATCGTGAGGCCAGTGACCAAGGGCACCTGGAACGCGAGCAGGGCCGACGTGATTCCAGAGGTGATGGCAAGGGCGTTCAAGCTCTGCACCAGCGGAAGACCGGGGCCGGTCCATGTGAGCATCCCGATGGACGTAGCCGCCCAGAAGGCGGACGTGACGATTCCCGAACCGTCAAGGTACAGGCCAGAAGGGACGATGAGGGCCGACGAGGCGACGATGCAGAAGGTCTCCGACATGATCCTGAACGCCAATCGCCCTATCATACTCTCCGGGGGCGGAGTGGCCAACAGCGGAGCGACTGCAGCGCTGATCGACTACGCAGAGTTCCTCGGCATCCCAGTGATGAGCACCGAACTCGGGTTGGGCAAGGGGACGTTCCCGGAGGACCACGAGCTGTACGCCTTCTACCCGGGATCCCCGGGCTCTTCGGTCGGGAACATGCTGGCCAGAAACGCTGACGTCATCCTCTCTCTCGGATGCAGGTTCACAGAGTTCACAGCCAGTTCCTACAAGCAAGGTGCGACGTTCAGCATCCCGCCCACCAAGCTGATCCAGGTCGACATCGACGCCGGGGAGATAGGGAAGAACTACCCTGTCGAGGTCGGTGTTGTCGCGGACGCGAAGGCAGTGCTCCAGGACCTGCTCAGCATTGCTAGGAGGAAGACCCAGAAGAGAAACTACAGGCAGAGTGAGTACTTCAAGCAGCTCCAGACGCTGAAGGGCGAGTGGTTCGAGGACCTGAAATCCATCACCGAGGAGCCGACCCTGACCATGGGCTCGCTGGTGACGGAGCTGAGGGATGTTCTTGACAGGAAGGCAATAGTCGTGGAGAGCACATCCTACTCGATCTCGGTGGTGAGTCAGCTCTTCCCCGTCTACGAGCCGAGGTCCCACATAGCGTCTGGGGGGTTCGGGCCCATGGGCTTCGGGCTGCCCGCAGCCATGGGAGCGAAGCTGGCGAGGCCCGACAGACAGGTCGTCGACGTGGACGGTGACGGCGCCTTCCTCTTCAGGGTAGGGGAACTCTCGACGTGCGTCCAGTACGACATACCAGTCCTTGCCGTGGTCTGCAACAACAGGGGGTTCATCTCGGTCAAGGACAGCCAAGCGCACATGTTCAACCGGTCCTTTGTGGTGGACTTCAAGAAGCCGAACGGCGAGCTCTACTCGCCCGACTACGCGAAGGTGGCCGAGGCGTTCGGCTGCTTCGGGACTAGGATAACCAAGCGCGAGGAGGTCAAGGACGCTGTGAAGAAGGCATTGTCGTCCGGGAAACCTGCGGTGATAGACGCGGTCATTGCGAGGGACTTCCCGAAGACAGGGACGAAGCACTACGGGTTCTGGCACGGCATAAGCCCCGAAGCGGGGAAGCCGTAG
- a CDS encoding VOC family protein, with product MKNPLAVRKVVETGVYVTDLDAARDFYTRVLGLELYSSEPNRHVFLKAGKSMLLLFLAATTLQEKRLPAHGASGIQHFAFEIDDADYDSWKARLSREGVAITKEVNWGKARSVYFDDPSGNVVELITKGNWPVDD from the coding sequence ATGAAGAACCCGTTGGCTGTTAGAAAGGTCGTCGAGACAGGAGTCTATGTCACCGACCTCGACGCGGCGCGCGACTTCTACACAAGGGTCCTCGGACTCGAACTCTACAGCAGCGAGCCTAACAGGCACGTCTTCCTCAAGGCAGGAAAGAGCATGCTCCTCCTCTTCCTGGCCGCTACCACACTGCAGGAGAAGAGGCTTCCCGCCCACGGCGCGAGCGGGATCCAGCACTTTGCCTTCGAGATAGACGACGCGGACTACGACTCTTGGAAGGCAAGGCTCTCACGCGAAGGAGTCGCGATAACGAAGGAAGTGAACTGGGGGAAAGCAAGGTCGGTCTACTTCGACGACCCGTCGGGCAACGTAGTCGAGCTGATAACGAAGGGAAACTGGCCGGTCGACGACTGA